Genomic segment of Truepera radiovictrix DSM 17093:
TTATGGTTGGCGTAGGGTTGCGCGACCGTCAACAGCACCCGCTCGGAAGCGGGGTCGGCGAGGTTGGGGTCACCTGAGACGGTAAACTCGGCGATCACCGTGTCGCCCTCTAGGTCGGTGTAGTTGACGAACAGCCGCCCGTCGTCGGCGTAGTCGGGGCTAAACGCGAGCCCCAAAAGCCCCTGTTCGCTGGTCGTCGAAACGCGGCTCGAGAGGTCGAGAAAGGGCGCCTCACGAAGCGCTCCCCCTTCGATCACCCGGATGAGGCCGGTTTTTTGCGTGACAAAAAGTCTATCGGATCCGTCGCCCGCATGGGTGACGCTGGTGGGCTGCTCGAGCTCGGAGGTGACCGGCTCGAGCGCGACGCGCACGTCGGCGGGCCCGGGTGGTGTGGGCGGCGCGTCGGGTGGGGGCGTCCCCGCCCCCGCTTGGGGTGTGTGGCAGGCGATGAGGGTACCGAGAAGCAGAAGGCCGCTAGGCCGGCAAAGGGTCGCTAAGCGCATCGAAACCTCCCCAACGCACCTTAACCGAAAGGCGCCGCAGGGGCTGTTAGCGCGCGTCGGGTGGCGCCGCCGCAAGGATGCTGCCATCGTCACCGAGCGGCGGGTAGGGCAGCCCCTGCGCCTCGAAGAGCGCCGCTTGGCGCGGGTAGAGCCAACGAAACGCCCACGCGTGCAGCTCTCTCTCGCTGAGCTGCGGCGCGTCGTACAGCCCCGCCTGCAGGCGCTGGCGCTGCGCCTCGAAGAGGATAACCGCTGCTGCCACGGAGACGTTAAGCGACTGCACCATCCCGAGCATCGGGATGACGATGTGCGCGTCGGCGGCGTCCGCGGCCTCGCGGGAGACGCCGTGCTTTTCGTTGCCGAAGAGCACGCAGGTCGGCCTTGTGTAGTCGACCTCGCGGTAGTCTAGAGCGCGCCCTGAAAAGTGCGCGGCCAAAAGCTGCACCCCCCCGAGCGCCGCGCGCGCTTCGGCGAGCGACCCATGCACCCGCAGCTCGACCCACTTGTGGGCGCTCGCCGAGGTCTCGTTAAAGGTCGGCACGCCGCCCGTCGGGTTGAGCGCGTGCACCACCCCGATACCTACGGCGTCGCAGGTGCGGAGCATGGCGGAGAGGTTGTGCGGTTTATGCACGTTTTCGGCGAGCACGCTGAGGTCGCGCTGGCGCTTTTTCAAAACGCGGAGGATCTTGTCGTACCGCTCTTTCGTCACCACTCAAGCATACCGCCGTCGGTGTCCACACGGCCTTGACAGCTCCCGGCGCAGCAAGTATTATCACCCTTGCTGCGCCGAGGTGGCGGAATAGGTAGACGCGCCAGCTTGAGGGGCTGGTCTCCGTTGAGGAGGTAGGGGTTCAAGTCCCCTCCTCGGCACCACGCCACACTACAGGAGCCCGACGCAACACCCGCGTCGGGCTCTTTGCTTGCTCTATAGAACACGTGAACACCCGGCTCCCTCCGCTTGTCAAAGCGCCTCCGGAGAGCCCCGAGGTCGTAGACAAAGCCCCTTACCCTGAAGCGCTGCGCGCACGCCTCTCGTCGTCACGGCTCCTCACCGGACGCGGTGAGCCGCACTAAAGCCATCCCGTAGGTGCAACCCCCCAAAAAGAGCACCCGCCACTTCCGGCGGGTCTTACTTTTACTGTCCCTCTTTTACCGTCCCTGACGGATTTTATGGTGGTGCACCAGGAAGGACTCGAACCCTCGACCTATCGCTTAGAAGGCGACTGCTCTATCCAGCTGAGCTACTGGTGCATGGGCGTCGGCCGGGCCGACGCCCTTAGTTTACCCTACCAGGGCCCTAGCGGGGCAACGCGGCCGCACGTTATTGCGGAACCTCGAGCCCCTGACCATTCGCGCGCACCACCTCGCGGTACCACGCCCCGCTCTCCTTGAGCACGCGCTCTTGGGTGGCGTAATCGACGTAAAAGAGGCCGAAGCGCTTGCTGTAGCCCTTGGCCCACTCGAAGTTGTCCATGAGGCTCCAGGCGTAGTAGCCGCGCACATCGACCCCTTGGCGCATGGCCTCCTGGAGGGCGGTGAGGTGCAGGGCGTAGTAGCGGACGCGCTCGGGGTCATGAACGCGCCCCCCCTCGAGGCGGTCGGGGTAGGCGGCGCCGTTTTCGGTGATGTACAGGGGGGGCAACGCGTAGTCGCGCTTTAGCCGCACGAGCAGGTCGGTGAGCCCCTGTGGGAAGACCTCCCAGCCCATATCGGTGTGCGCCTCGCCCGCCGGGACGTTCCGAAAGTGCGGCCACGCTTCATCGTGGGCGACGACGGCGCGGGAGTAGTAGTTGACGCCCAGAAAGTCGAGGGGCTGCGCGAAGCTCTCGAGGTCGCCCGCCGCGATCTCCGGTACGGCGTCGCCGTACCCCTCCCACAGGTCCTGCGGGTAGCTGCCTTTTAGGAGGGGGTCCAGAAACCAGCGGTTGAAAAAGCCGTCGAAGCGCGCCGCCGCCGCCTCGTCTTCGGGCGCCTCGCTCGCCGGGTAGCTGGGCGTGAGGTTGAGGACGATACCGTGCTCTGCGCCGGGCGCGTTCGCGCGCAGCCGCGGCAGCGCGAGGCCGTGGGCCACGTAGAGGTGGTGGGCGACCCTGAGGGCGAGCTGGGGGTCGCGCAACCCGGGTGCGTGCTCACCGGTGGCGTGACCCAAGATGGCGATGCACCACGGCTCGTTAAAGGTCGCGCAAAAAGCGAGGCGGTCGCCGAGGCGCTTGGTGACGACCTCAGCGTAGTCGGCGAAAGCGTAGGCGGTGTCGCGCGAGCCCCAGCCCCCGCGGTCTTGCAGCGCCTGTGGCAGGTCCCAGTGGTAGAGGGTGGCGTTGGGTTGCAGGCCGCGCTCTAACATCCCGTCGACCAGACGGTCGTAGAAGTCGAGCCCCTTGACGTTGACCTGCCCCCGCCCCTCGGGGAAGACGCGCGGCCAGGCGACCGAAAAGCGGTAGGACTGAACGTTTAAGCTCGCGATGAGGTCTAGGTCGCTCTCCCAGCGGTGGAAGTGATCGCAGGCGACCTCGCCGGTGTCGCCGCCCTCGATCCGGCCGGGGGTGGCGCAGAAGGTGTCCCAGATGCTCGGCCCGCGCCCGTCTTCGTGCGTCGCCCCCTCGATCTGAAAGGCCGCCGTCGCCACGCCCCAGACGAACCCCGGCGGAAAGCCCCCCGACGGTTCCGTAGCGGTGTCCGTCGCACGCTCGGCGGGCATTATCTCGCCCCCAACAGGAGCTCGACGGTGAGCTGGTCGAGCCGCTCGAGCCCCGGCCCCCGAGTCCGGAGGGCGGGCAGGTCGAACGCCTCGGCTTTCAGCGCCTCGGCGTTCTCGGGGCTAAAGCGCCCGAGCGCCTCCAACCGCTCGTCGCGGACGCGGTACGCCTCCAGAGCGGCCTTGATGTCGGGGTCCTCCTTAAAGCGCTCGACCTTCTCTTTAAGGAGCAGGTAGGTCTTCATACACCCT
This window contains:
- the trmH gene encoding tRNA (guanosine(18)-2'-O)-methyltransferase TrmH; protein product: MTKERYDKILRVLKKRQRDLSVLAENVHKPHNLSAMLRTCDAVGIGVVHALNPTGGVPTFNETSASAHKWVELRVHGSLAEARAALGGVQLLAAHFSGRALDYREVDYTRPTCVLFGNEKHGVSREAADAADAHIVIPMLGMVQSLNVSVAAAVILFEAQRQRLQAGLYDAPQLSERELHAWAFRWLYPRQAALFEAQGLPYPPLGDDGSILAAAPPDAR
- a CDS encoding GH1 family beta-glucosidase; translated protein: MPAERATDTATEPSGGFPPGFVWGVATAAFQIEGATHEDGRGPSIWDTFCATPGRIEGGDTGEVACDHFHRWESDLDLIASLNVQSYRFSVAWPRVFPEGRGQVNVKGLDFYDRLVDGMLERGLQPNATLYHWDLPQALQDRGGWGSRDTAYAFADYAEVVTKRLGDRLAFCATFNEPWCIAILGHATGEHAPGLRDPQLALRVAHHLYVAHGLALPRLRANAPGAEHGIVLNLTPSYPASEAPEDEAAAARFDGFFNRWFLDPLLKGSYPQDLWEGYGDAVPEIAAGDLESFAQPLDFLGVNYYSRAVVAHDEAWPHFRNVPAGEAHTDMGWEVFPQGLTDLLVRLKRDYALPPLYITENGAAYPDRLEGGRVHDPERVRYYALHLTALQEAMRQGVDVRGYYAWSLMDNFEWAKGYSKRFGLFYVDYATQERVLKESGAWYREVVRANGQGLEVPQ